AATGATTTTCAAactgttaattatttatttcttatctcgtattttatttgaatgttatataagaatatttataaaTGAAGGTTTCTCCATCAAAATAGCTTTAATAACCCAAGGGTACTTTAACCTGTGAGTGGATTTTCATGGCTCACTGTTTACAGTGAATCAACCGTGGGAACCTCAATGCATTATATTTACTTCAACCGAATAATGAAAACTTGAAAAGAAATATCTGAAACAGGAAAAAAGCAATATATAGGCTTGTGCTTTCTTGTCTGTCCCTTAATTGTAGGGACAAAGATGCTTTTAATCAATAAGTGAATTCAACTTTCTCTCGATGGATAATTTGCATCTATATTACTTTAGTGTTGTATTTTGTTGGAAGTATTTATATTTAACATTAGTATTCAGTATTGTTCAGAAATGAACATGGGATATaagaaaacctttaaaaattttgaatatatttatgaaacacatacttatatattttatactcatATCTAAGTCAGAATAATATACCATTACACTTATAAATAGAATCAGAACCCACTTCTAAGTAAAAAAAGAAAGCCTCTTACAAATCACATCTTCCTCTACCCTTCACACTGTGCTTTCCTTTTTTGAAGTGTTCCTTTCTCTAGATAACTCTCAtgccaaagaaaaaaagaagaggaaaacaAAGCTATCAAAAGCTATACAATGATTTAATACAGATGCTAATGCTATGCGTTATCATAAAGCAGTTATACTGATTAAATTCCTTAGGTTCTTACAAGAGCTAAAAGTAAAACTAAAAAgacaataaaaaaagaaagggagaacCTACAAACCATTTACCACTGGTCTTTCAATAATACTTTAGGAGACCCTACTGTTATATAGAACCTATGTTAATTCACCTAAAAGAACTTCATCATACACCGTTGATCTTGATCATACATCTGGTTGGTTCTTTATTTTTGTGACATTTGATGCATCCTTGGTCTTATTTGTTGATAACAGCTTGCAAGAACCTAATCTGCATGGGTCAGCGTCGATCAACAGTTGAACAACCTCGTTCATTGTTGGACGTTGGGATGGGTTCTTGCATGTACAACGCATGGCGGTTCTTAGAACCTGAATCATTTCATCCTTAAATGAAGTAGACAAACTCTTGTCTAAGGCCTCCATTACACCCTCCTTTGTATCCAGTTTCGTTGAAACCCAGTAAACAATGTTCTTGTTCTCTCCAAAATCTGACTCTACTGGTTTTTTACCAGTTATTAGTTCCATCAACACCACTCCATAGCTATATACATCACACTTTGTTGTTGCTTTATTTGAATATGCATATTCTGTCAAAAGTCATCATTTAGATTTTAGTCAATCAGTTTGAGTAAACTAAAAACTAGATTCCATATCAAATATGTAGATATGACTttttaaaaactcttcaaatgcatgaaaatttaaaaaaataataattaatctatttttaataagtaCATCCATATTCGAGTGTAAGGTGAACTATAaattctatatatatacatatatgtttagGATCTCTATTGGATAAATTAGTCAGAATCCACCCTATATTGGCGACATTAAAATGGAAACCTATGTTACTCTTAGACTTGATATCGGATATCATCTTCCAAGGAACCTCCAAGATTTTCATAGATTTTGAGGGTCCTTGGAGGATTATATCCTCGTATTAATCCGCAAATATACATCAAACATAAATAATGTATGTGGATACTTAAACTAAATGAAATATATTGGTCTCAACATGTAAACtcaaaagtaaaaacaaaaatataaagctGCGTTTGTTACGTAAATTATAATATCTTAAATGAAGTGAAGTTGAATCAGAATATTACCAGGTGCCAAGTAACCATAGGTGCCTGCAATGACAGTACTGGTAGAATCTTTCCCTCTTGCTTGCAAAACCTTGGCTATTCCAAAATCTGCAACTTTGGGTTGATAATTAGCATCCAGTAGGATATTTGTTGACTTGATATCTCTGTGAATAATAGGTGGCATCAAATCATGGTGAAGATAAGCCAAGCCATGAGCCACCCCAAGGGCAATCTGATGTCTAGTAGGCCAGTCAAGAAAGAGCCATCCTTTGTGAAGAGCATCCCAGAGGTTCCCATTGGGCATAAATTCATAAACCAACAGGTTACAATCAAAACTTGAGAAGTAACTATATAGTTTGACTATGTTCTTATGCCTTATGCTTCCAAGTGTCTCAACTTCAGTCTTCATTCCTTTGTTAAAAACCATCTGATCTTCTGAAAATGAATCTTTGGCCGTCTTACTCCATAGTTTCTTCACAGCAACGTCTCCacttttcaattcaattctgTAAACTGTGCCAGATCCTCCATGCCCCACAATGTTCTTTTCAACCATTGCTCCAAGGATCTCATGTTGGTCAAAACATATTCTATGGAAACTCTTCATATCATATGAAAAGAATGATGAAGATAAGGTCTCATCATGTTCTATTACAGCTCTCTGTTTACTTAAACGTCGTTTAAGAAACAGGAGACTTCCAATGGTGATGACAATGGCTGCAACTATGATTGCCCACATTGAATTTACCTTCTTTTGGTTGTAAATCTGTGGACATATGGGGAAATTTTGGACATGGACTGGAACACAAAGACCTGGATTGCCTGAAAAGCTTTCAGCCAACCCTCCTTTAATCAATGAAAGAGGGATTGGTCCAGAAAGTTGATTGTTTGAAAAGTTAATGGAATTTGGCAACAAATCACTGAGATTCTCGGGGATTTTCCCAGTCAAACGATTGTTTGAAAGATCAAGAACATTGAGTGATTTCAGTAAAGAAAGTGAAGTGGGGATTGAGGAACCAAACTTGTTACCTTGCAACATAAGTAAATTGAGATTCCTCAAATTGCCAATCTCTGAAGGTATTGAACCAGACAGGAGATTGTTACTGAGATCAAGCTTCACCAGATTAATAGCTCTAGAGATTTCAGAAGGCAAAAAACCAGACAACTTATTGTTCTGCAAGAACAGTTCAGATAAGTTCCTAGCATTTTCAATTGAACTTGGAAAAGGACCAGTAAAATCATTGTCACCCAAGTCAATGATTGAAGAATGAGGGAGGCCTAGAATTCCTTCTGGTATTGAACCCTCCAAATGATTATTACTAACTCGAAACCGAATAAGAGACTTACAGTTTGCATAACTTTCAGGCAACTTCCCATAAAACTTGTTAGCTAAGACAAGCAAATACAGCAATTTACCTCCTTGACAAATCTCAGCTGGCAATGGACCTGAAAAGTTGTTTTCAGACAAGTCAAGAACAATCAATGGTGACGTCTTCCCCATGTTTTGTGGAAGTTCCCCCGAAAGGAAATTTCCATAGAGTGAAAGGAGGGTCAATTTTGTGGAATCTGCAATAACGCCAGGGATTTCTCCTGTAAGACTGTTGTTATAAAGTTGAAGAACTCGAAGGTTGGGAAGTCGACATATAGAATCTGGAATGGATCCAGTCAACATGTTGACTGACATGTCCAAGTCTCCGAGCTTTGTCAGGTTTCCCAGTTCTTCAGGTATTGTCCCCGATAGGTGCTGATTGTAATAAAGTTCAAGCTGTTCCAAGTTCTTAAGCAAACCAAGCTCCTTTGGAATCTGACCTGAAAGGAAATTCCCACTCAATTCAAGATCAACAAGTGAGGTCATGTTTCCTATCGATCTTGGGATCGGGCCATACAACCTGCATGTCGTTAAGACCATAACTTTGAGTTTTTTCAGCCTTGAGATGTTCTCTGGAAGTTGCCATAAGTTCATTTCATCAACTTCATTAAAGTAGAGCTCTTCAAGATTGGTAAGATTAGTTATCGACATGGGAAAATCGCCTCGAAAGTAATTGTATGACAAATCAAGAACACGTAACGATGTCATTCTGAAGAAATCAGGAAGTGTTTCCCTTAGTGAAACAGAACTTATATTGAACTCTTCCAAGAGAGAACAGTTGACAACATTGTTGAGAAAGTTCCCTTGGAGATTGTTGCGGCTGATATCAAGAACCCGCAAAGCCGGCAGATACGAGCACACGTCGGCTGGAAAATATCCGGAGAGTGACCAGTCTGAGAGGTTAATGCGTTCAACGTACCCTTTATCATTGCAGGTAACTCCAGTGAAATTGCAGTAACTATTCCCTCTCATGTCCCAATCAGATAAGGCCTTTCCTGATAGAGAAGCTTTCATGGCGTTGAAGAACTTAAACTGATGATCATCTGTTATAACTTGAGAAGAACAAAACATGAAACTAAGTAAGACTAGAAGGAGAAAAATAGCTTTGGGTGCCATTTGATAGGAAAAGAGGTGGCAGTTAAGGTGGTTGTTGCAGAGAAGGGGAAGAGAGTACAGAAATGAGATGATTGAAGGGATCAATGGGTGCAGTAGTAATGAGCCTCAATGATGAAGGAAATAGCAGGCTTTAAGCTGTTGCATTGAGAGAGATAAGAATGAGGTGTGTACTGTGCGTATCTTTTGCATAAAGTGGCTTTCTTTTCTATGTATATAACCCACTAGCTCGTGTAGAGGAATAATATCCTTTAATCCGATTTTAGTGTAAGTATtgaatataatatgtattaaaatgaatatatatttttaaaaaattaaattttgtatatatatctaaatatatattaaccataaatgtcaaatataaatatttaaaaaaaaataaagagtaaaCATAGAATATTTCTACTTTATACAGATGAGATATTAGAATAATCTGCAACCCAACCCTGAGCATTGCATGTGGCCCCTCTTGATGTGATCACTCCTGCTTTCCCTTGGATGGTCATGGCCTAATGTTAATTTGACCCttcaaatttatgttttatactttttTGGTTTGAATATAGACGGtctcaaaatttctttaaatacataaaaaaatttaaaaattaaataaatctatgTTAAACAAATACTAGTAGCCGATCCTTGCAATAGCACTGTTGTACAAGCTGCAGGTGATGTTACCAATATTGCCACCCACATCAGTATGATATTATATATAAGCATGACCATGTTTACAATGTTTGGGATATGTATTTttgtaataaaagaaaattgcATTTCTGGCATTACATACTGATTCCCCCATGCTGTACTTGGTGCaataatatacatatgtacaATTTATTTTATGGGTCCCTGTGTCTGTATACGTAGGGGATTTTAAAACAACCTATCTcatatcatttaattaaattatttacctTTTCTTTGTAAATCATAATAATCTATTAATTTTGTAAGAACTAGTGAAAAAAAGTAAGCTTGTGTGCATGAAAATTGAATCTGAAAATTTAGTGTAATGCAAATTAATGGATTTTTATCCTTGTGTCTCTCTTGTGTTTAAAAGTAAATTGTTTACaacattattttactattatatgattattaagtgagtattgttgacaccatttttttgataaaacggggtcgacttgggttttgaaaaatgaaaacgaatgtgggagtcgccactaatcttttttgatgaggtgtgatcgggccacctcgaaaaatgattgttttaataaacaatttggttttatcaaaacagcgattttggtccacgaaaatcaaaaaatgggttcggaagtcggttacgtacgaggaaggattagcaccctcgtaacgcccaaaattggtacctagttgatcaattagtgtcttagtgtcgaagattgaaaatttgaaaaagattcaAAACATGATCATTTGTTGAAATGCTAAAAATTTCGAGAAAAATGGCATATTTCACATTAATCGAGAAAGAAAATTATATCCCGTAAGTTATGATACAATGTCTTGAATTCTCGATACGTGAATAAATgcccaaaaaaaataaattatttattttgaaaggtatttgattatctcgggtttagaaaagaaatcatgtcccgtaagttagaacatGATCTTTTAATAATTTCCGAGATTGTTTAAAAAACTTAAGTTTAAAAGGATTCGTATGTTTGAATTCGTCGAGAAAGTCGAAACCCCGTAAATTAGGGCACAACCTtttcgaatctaaacacgagattttacttattcaaaaatcatagTTTAAAACGATATTTTGCTATTTAGGCTTAACGaggaaatcgaaaccccgtaagttagggtacaatttttCAAATCCCAAAAAACacgaaatattaccttattttaaaacttttttcccttttttgaaCAATGGGTGAAAGTCGATAAAATATCTATCAATATGCACGTAATTTATTTGATTATGCTTTAAAAGAAATCGTTTAATATGTACAAAAAGGTTATACATGACTCGTAACGATATTACAACATACATTCCAAATAACAAGAATATGATATTGCAAAATATAAAAGCATATGGCATTGATAGTAACGAATTATAATGTTAACATGCATGAACaaagataataataatgatacaaataacaatataaagaacaataataataataataataataattggaaTACATGTACATATTGAGAGCAATGaaagtaatataataaaatgaaagcaacaaataatacaaaatgactaaaaatgtgaaaacaaaaaaaaggagatAATaagtacataaaataaattaaggcatttgattcttttttaaacaaaatgattaacaaaataaaaagaagaaaataaaaaaaaacagttttttaaaaataaagataaagaaagagagaaaaataaataaataaattaaatgatcCCAGGACTGAATCGGAAATAAAACCAAATCAAAGggtgaaatttaaaaagaaacagaatcatTAGGACCCGAACGAAATGCGCGCAAAGATGTAGGGGCCAAATGGGAAATTATTCCCCAACCCTTGAAACGCGTCATTTCGCAAtggattaaaatgaaatgaaaataaaattatataggcaaattaaaaaaataaaaggacaacattggaaattgaataaaatgcggAGGGGCCAACTATGAAAATAACCCCTTTTTCCCGACCTGGAACGGCGCCGTTCACAGGACCAACGCTCACGCATGGTCTAAGGACCGAATTTAAATGTGAGCAAAATCTGGTGGCCAAAATCAGAAAAATGAAAAGATCGCATTGAAACAAATCTCAAAGGGGAAGGGATCCATTGCGCGAATATCCCCCTAagcgaaaacacgcggatccttcttTCGGAGCAGGTCGAATCTCGGGTCAAGGGATGAAACGACGTCATTTTAGGGCTATTGTGGCCAGCCCTAAACGACGTTGTTTAATTGGCCtatataagtatttttttttaattttcatttcacaccacttttcagaaaaaaaaaacataagggTTTTCCCCCTAACCCTTCTCCCTCTTTTTCTCCGACCTAATGATCACCATAGCCGTCACCGTAGCGCCACCGTGGCCAGTGGTCGATGCTGCGCAAAGGAGGCGTTTGACCTTGTTTTTTAGCACGTTCAAAGGCCAAACCCTTTTTTAAACCAAGAGGCCGAGAGAAAAATGGTATTTCAAACCCTCTTCCAAACTCGAATCCGGCGCCGACGGAGAGTCATCGACGGCAAGATCGCTAGCCGATTCAAGTAAAATCCCTTCTCTctctatttttagaattaaattcgaaaagaagaaaaacaaaaaataaaagagcatggaaaaataaaatacaaagagAAAAACTGTGAAAAAAACAAAATCTAGATCAacacctttttattttttctgctATTTTGATTCACTGGTCGTTGTAAAAAAATATACAGAGGTGGTGTTCGACTTTTATAGCCGATTTGTTTCTATGTTTCCTATTATTTTTGTTGCTTGTGTGTTCTCCTCTATT
The genomic region above belongs to Gossypium hirsutum isolate 1008001.06 chromosome D05, Gossypium_hirsutum_v2.1, whole genome shotgun sequence and contains:
- the LOC107905206 gene encoding receptor protein-tyrosine kinase CEPR1, translating into MAPKAIFLLLVLLSFMFCSSQVITDDHQFKFFNAMKASLSGKALSDWDMRGNSYCNFTGVTCNDKGYVERINLSDWSLSGYFPADVCSYLPALRVLDISRNNLQGNFLNNVVNCSLLEEFNISSVSLRETLPDFFRMTSLRVLDLSYNYFRGDFPMSITNLTNLEELYFNEVDEMNLWQLPENISRLKKLKVMVLTTCRLYGPIPRSIGNMTSLVDLELSGNFLSGQIPKELGLLKNLEQLELYYNQHLSGTIPEELGNLTKLGDLDMSVNMLTGSIPDSICRLPNLRVLQLYNNSLTGEIPGVIADSTKLTLLSLYGNFLSGELPQNMGKTSPLIVLDLSENNFSGPLPAEICQGGKLLYLLVLANKFYGKLPESYANCKSLIRFRVSNNHLEGSIPEGILGLPHSSIIDLGDNDFTGPFPSSIENARNLSELFLQNNKLSGFLPSEISRAINLVKLDLSNNLLSGSIPSEIGNLRNLNLLMLQGNKFGSSIPTSLSLLKSLNVLDLSNNRLTGKIPENLSDLLPNSINFSNNQLSGPIPLSLIKGGLAESFSGNPGLCVPVHVQNFPICPQIYNQKKVNSMWAIIVAAIVITIGSLLFLKRRLSKQRAVIEHDETLSSSFFSYDMKSFHRICFDQHEILGAMVEKNIVGHGGSGTVYRIELKSGDVAVKKLWSKTAKDSFSEDQMVFNKGMKTEVETLGSIRHKNIVKLYSYFSSFDCNLLVYEFMPNGNLWDALHKGWLFLDWPTRHQIALGVAHGLAYLHHDLMPPIIHRDIKSTNILLDANYQPKVADFGIAKVLQARGKDSTSTVIAGTYGYLAPEYAYSNKATTKCDVYSYGVVLMELITGKKPVESDFGENKNIVYWVSTKLDTKEGVMEALDKSLSTSFKDEMIQVLRTAMRCTCKNPSQRPTMNEVVQLLIDADPCRLGSCKLLSTNKTKDASNVTKIKNQPDV